CGTGGTCTCGTAGTTGCATAGTGGTCGATTCGAAACATAACTTTGGTGGGACATAGTCATAGGTTTGAAGTTTGCATTCTGAAATGAACGAATTAGAGATATAGAATGTTCATAATTTTGGCAGGactaattcaattaattattaGATATTTACAGCTTGAAAATTCATTGGTTGGTTGGAAATTTACAGTGTGAAATAAACGAATCAAGAATATAGAATAATAgaagtgtattttttttacttttaatgaCTAATGAGAGTTAaaactttataattttgtttagttGTGCACAAAACGGATTTTGACCtatgaaattttttataatttctctattttaattaaagtTGAAGTAATTGCCAAAACGTATATATAAACTGCCATTTCTTCTCTCCCCTTATCCTTCCTTATCTCAACACTGTACAAACAGGGGGAAAACAAGACAGAAATGTTGTGCAATTCCACTTCCATCACGCTTTCCTTTCTTCAGACAACCACCCAACACTCCCAGCTCTCCAATGGTGTTGGCCGCAATTCCGTTCAAATAGTTCCCCTCCGCCGCCTCGTCGTCGAAGCCACCGCCACGACACGGAGGGAGGATCGAACTGCCCGTCACATTCGCATTCGCAATAAGGTaatttgtgtgtgtatgtgcaAACGCAGAAAATTGATAGGGTTCTTAATTGTAAAAAGTTAAAAATCAATTCCAACCAATTTGATGACCTTCGAGCAGCAATAATGGTTTTGTAATTTGATTAAACTGAACTAAGAGCCCTAAATTGTTTTAACATTGTATTGCAAGAGCTAATTTTGTGCATTCTCAGGTGGAAGGGACGCCGGAGAGGCCGAGATTGTGTGTTTTTCGGTCCAACAAACACATCTATGCTCAAGTAATTGATGATACAAAGATGCACACTCTTGCTTCAGCCTCAACAATGCAGAAACCCATCTCAGAGGAGTTCGATTACTCCTCCGGCCCAACTATTGTGAGTTCAATCATAGAAATACTTTATACAATACTCTTGCGTTTTTTTTACTGTTGAATTAGTAAATTATTTGCCTTTTATTCAATATACACATAATGTTCTTGAATGTAATGGTAGTGAATATAATCATTACCGTCATGTTGGGCTAAGCTTAGTTTAGAGAGCTTATATGCTCTAATAGATTATGCGATGTTTCAAGAGCGTATAAATTGTAATGGCTTAAAAGCTTATACGTTGTAGAAGTGTTTGGTGGATAATGTAGCTTTATTGGAAATAACAAGCCATAGTATAGTAGTTTATCTTTTAACTAAGTTATAAACTCTTCTGAAACAACCTCGAAGTGGGAAAAAGATGGATTCCGTACTAAATGGTTATTTAAAATAGTGATGCTTTGTACTAAATTCAAGAGAAAAGTGATTAAGTTTTTTGGAAGTTGACATATCATTAAAAGGGAGGCCTTCAAGATTTCTTCTTTTGAAATCGGATGTAGAAAAGTGAGGTTTTATCCTTCTCTTTGATTCCTTGTTGCCCCTTATAATTTTTACTTGTGTTATTAATGTTAGGTTTCTTGTGACAGGATGTTGCCAAGAGAGTGGGTGAAGCCATAGCTAAAGCTTGTCTCGAGAAAGGGATCGAGAAGGTGGCATTTGATCGAGGTGGTTACCCCTACCATGGCCGGATCGAGGCTTTAGCAGATGCTGCAAGGGAGCATGGCCTGCAGTTTTGAAGCTGAAACAGTGAGTTAGGTTATTCTTCGAGCTAATTTATCatccctttcttttctttcactATGCTGTTGTGGGAATCAATGTTTGTCAAATATTCATGAAAATATCTTGCCAAAAACTTGTCTTCATGTTCATATGCAATTTCTTATAACCATACATGAAGAATCATGCGGCTTTCCTTATTTCGGTTTTAGCTTTCTTTAACATCAAGCAATGTTATACTACATGTAGTGTATGTCATTTTTCACCTTTGGGAATCAGTGCATGAtgtcaaatataattaaaatcattcatGATTGACACTTAACAATCAATATCTGTGACATAAAAACCAAGGTGAAGTAAACAGAACTTTTACAGTTTGGACTAATAAAACACAATGAACGACATGTATCAAAGTAAAGATAGTGTACAAAATTTGTTTAGAAGTTTCAAATGCAAGAAAGCATCCTTAATAATATCCTTGAAAACTTGTGAGTGATTCTGCACCACAACCATACCAACATACAATCTCAGTTGTAAATTCCACTCTTTGAGTCTTCTGGTAACAGCTCTTCAAGAG
This genomic interval from Salvia splendens isolate huo1 chromosome 13, SspV2, whole genome shotgun sequence contains the following:
- the LOC121761644 gene encoding 50S ribosomal protein L18, chloroplastic-like; translation: MLCNSTSITLSFLQTTTQHSQLSNGVGRNSVQIVPLRRLVVEATATTRREDRTARHIRIRNKVEGTPERPRLCVFRSNKHIYAQVIDDTKMHTLASASTMQKPISEEFDYSSGPTIDVAKRVGEAIAKACLEKGIEKVAFDRGGYPYHGRIEALADAAREHGLQF